From a single Solenopsis invicta isolate M01_SB chromosome 6, UNIL_Sinv_3.0, whole genome shotgun sequence genomic region:
- the LOC105205218 gene encoding cytochrome P450 9e2-like, whose translation MDLSLLSSPFTLLLITLIVIGVLKVVTVFYRIYTFWKKKGAPYFPNSWSSNITGWKLLLARISLTEYCKYIYNYIPNAKYVGMMDFATTTVLLRDPELIKDIMVKDFEHFPDHRSFINEDIEPLLGKNIFALRGDRWKEMRNTLSPSFTASKMKFMFDLISKCSKDFVDYFADHPEICHAIETKEAFRRYTNDVIATAAFGISVNSMKDQDNEFYIRGMETTKAFSGSLIMIKMTIMRLCPNFARRMGLTLFSPATTKFFKTVVAETIKAREEQSIVRPDMIHLLMKARDKNDASVRKMTLDDIVSQAFVFFSAGFDTTATLMCFAVHELAVNQDVQNRLREEVQKHLAEGNGEISYDSLSKMSYMDMVISETLRKYPPAIFTDRLCTQRYELPPSQPGCKSVILEPNSVLMLPIYGLHHDPQYFPNPDKFDPERFSEENKDNIVPYSYLPFGHGPRKCIGNRFALMETKILIAHLLQKFTVKTTEKTVEPIVFSKKEFTLQPVGGFWVALEKRENIL comes from the coding sequence ATGGATTTATCGTTGCTTTCGTCGCCCTTTACGCTACTTTTGATTACTCTGATCGTCATTGGCGTCCTGAAAGTTGTTACTGTATTTTATCGTATCTATACTTTCTGGAAAAAAAAGGGCGCGCCATACTTTCCAAATTCGTGGTCGTCTAATATAACGGGTTGGAAATTGCTTCTGGCCCGCATCAGTCTTACcgaatattgcaaatatatatacaattacatcCCAAACGCTAAATATGTTGGAATGATGGATTTTGCCACAACTACCGTGCTACTACGTGATCCCGAACTGATCAAAGACATCATGGTGAAGGACTTCGAACACTTCCCGGATCATCGCAGTTTTATTAACGAAGACATAGAACCGTTACTCGGCAAGAACATTTTTGCCCTGCGTGGTGATCGTTGGAAAGAAATGAGAAATACATTGAGCCCGTCTTTCACCGCCAGCAAGATGAAGTTCATGTTTGATCTCATATCAAAATGCTCTAAGGACTTTGTTGATTATTTCGCGGATCATCCTGAAATCTGCCATGCGATCGAGACAAAGGAAGCTTTCAGAAGATATACCAACGATGTAATTGCTACCGCAGCCTTTGGCATAAGCGTGAACTCTATGAAAGATCAAGATAATGAATTTTACATAAGAGGCATGGAGACTACCAAAGCTTTTAGTGGTTCCCTAATAATGATCAAGATGACAATTATGCGATTGTGTCCAAACTTTGCTAGAAGAATGGGTCTGACATTATTTTCACCAGCTACAACGAAGTTTTTTAAAACTGTCGTCGCGGAAACCATCAAAGCGCGAGAAGAGCAAAGTATTGTCCGACCGGATATGATTCATTTACTGATGAAGGCTCGGGACAAGAACGACGCCAGCGTACGCAAGATGACCCTGGACGACATCGTCTCACAAgcttttgtttttttctctgCCGGTTTTGATACAACCGCGACACTAATGTGTTTTGCCGTTCACGAACTAGCGGTTAATCAAGACGTTCAGAACCGTTTGCGCGAAGAGGTGCAAAAGCATCTCGCAGAAGGGAACGGTGAGATTTCCTACGACTCGCTATCAAAGATGTCTTACATGGACATGGTGATTTCCGAGACTCTCAGAAAGTATCCACCGGCAATCTTCACCGACAGACTTTGCACACAGAGATACGAACTACCGCCGTCACAACCAGGCTGCAAGAGTGTCATCCTTGAACCTAACAGTGTATTGATGTTACCCATTTACGGTTTACATCACGATCCGCAGTATTTTCCGAACCCGGACAAATTCGATCCCGAGAGGTTCAGCGAGGAGAACAAAGACAACATTGTACCGTATAGTTATCTACCGTTCGGTCATGGACCTAGAAAATGTATCGGCAATCGATTTGCTTTAATGGAGACGAAAATTTTAATAGCTCATCTTTTGCAAAAGTTTACTGTAAAAACTACAGAAAAAACTGTCGAACCGATTGTATTCAGTAAAAAGGAATTTACGTTACAACCTGTTGGTGGATTCTGGGTCGCTTTagagaagagagagaatattctataa